In Alosa sapidissima isolate fAloSap1 chromosome 4, fAloSap1.pri, whole genome shotgun sequence, the following are encoded in one genomic region:
- the sox12 gene encoding transcription factor SOX-12: MTARRTQYRAYICNMVQQRCHKYPTAMDSDSTQDVYVGLGAEDGDEVFGHTPPNKDPNWCKTPSGHIKRPMNAFMVWSQIERRKIMEQWPDMHNAEISKRLGKRWKMLPDYEKIPFIKEAERLRLKHMADYPDYKYRPRKKSKSSTPVKIGEKVPTKGGKSSQRSNSFTSKGLKGKPSSSSSSSSSSRHKVNFSSNKFKCYSPSASDDDTVDVKVTSSTELSQGDPSRTSLGVPHYHNHNHQQQPQQQQQAPGIPRRDQPPASQLHVSLPTSSYPGGASPSLSPDSASQGALDSRAHQEARRVSHAGRSSSPTSTSSSSFVSSTSSSASASSDEELDEEILHIISNANFDSMPMDCSSLDKDFEAFHTNSGSHFDFPDYCTPEVNEMISGDLLVPSISDLVFTY, encoded by the coding sequence ATGACAGCAAGGAGAACTCAGTATAGAGCTTACATCTGCAACATGGTTCAGCAAAGGTGCCACAAATACCCAACAGCCATGGACAGTGATTCGACCCAAGACGTGTATGTTGGCCTGGGGGCTGAGGATGGAGATGAGGTTTTTGGGCACACCCCTCCCAACAAAGACCCAAACTGGTGCAAGACCCCATCTGGGCACATCAAGAGGCCAATGAACGCCTTCATGGTGTGGTCCCAGATTGAGAGGAGAAAGATCATGGAGCAGTGGCCCGACATGCACAATGCCGAAATATCCAAGAGGCTCGGAAAGCGCTGGAAAATGCTACCAGATTACGAGAAAATCCCATTCATCAAGGAGGCTGAGAGGCTCCGGCTGAAGCATATGGCCGACTACCCCGACTACAAGTACCGGCCCCGAAAGAAAAGCAAGAGCTCCACGCCGGTCAAAATCGGGGAGAAAGTCCCAACGAAGGGTGGCAAGTCATCCCAGCGTtccaactctttcaccagcAAAGGGCTCAAGGGAaaaccctcctcctcttcctcctcctcttcctcctccagacACAAAGTGAACTTCAGCAGCAATAAGTTCAAGTGCTACAGCCCGAGTGCCAGCGATGACGACACAGTGGATGTAAAGGTGACCAGCTCGACCGAGCTATCGCAAGGCGACCCCAGCCGGACCAGCCTGGGcgtcccccactaccacaaccacaaccaccagcagcagccgcagcagcagcagcaggctccCGGGATCCCCCGGCGGGACCAACCCCCTGCCTCCCAGCTCCATGTCAGCCTACCCACCTCCTCCTACCCTGGGGGAGCGAGCCCCAGCCTGTCCCCGGACAGCGCGTCCCAGGGAGCACTGGACTCCCGGGCCCACCAGGAGGCGCGCAGGGTGTCCCACGCCGGAAGGTCCTCCTCGCCCACCTccaccagctcctcctcctTCGTGTCATCGACGTCGTCATCAGCCTCGGCCTCGTCAGATGAGGAGCTCGACGAGGAGATTCTGCATATCATCTCCAACGCCAACTTTGACAGCATGCCAATGGACTGCTCCTCCCTGGACAAGGACTTTGAGGCATTCCACACCAACTCAGGATCCCACTTTGACTTCCCCGACTACTGCACCCCGGAGGTCAACGAGATGATCTCTGGTGACTTGCTCGTGCCCAGCATCTCAGATCTGGTGTTCACCTACTGA